The Bacillus sp. F19 DNA segment AAGTTCAAAGTTGATTAAGATCGATTTTGCATGGCCGATATGAAGGTAGCCATTCGGCTCAGGCGGGAAACGGGTGATGACCGTTGAATGCTTTCCGCTCTCCAGATCCTCTTTTATGATGCTTTTGATAAAGTTTGACGAGTTATTTTCCAATATCTATCGTCCTTTCTTCTATGTAAACTTCATTATATCCATAAATCATCTGTTCATTTTACAATTATATGTTTCCCGCGGCATTTATTCAAATGAATTCAGCTGTTATTTCGCCCGTGAACAAAAAGGACAAAAAGGAGCTAAAGGTTTTTATGCTCTTTACGTGTATAAACTATATTTTTTCAGAATCCTCTGTAAAATTAAGAAAACGCTTACAAAGGGGGATTTATATGTTCGGATTAAAAAAAGTATCCATGATTATGTGTACAGGGGCTCTTGCTTTAAGCTTAGGTGCTTGCAGCAGCGGAGAGAAAGCTGCTTCGGGCAGTACAGGTACAGGCTATCCATCAAAGGCTTTAACGGTTGTCGCTCCATCAGGTGCCGGTGGAGGCTGGGATTTAACGGCGAGGTCGTTCGTGAAGGTGTTAAGTGAAACCAAGCTTGTAGACCAGCCGCTCACCGTAGAAAACAAACCAGGCGGAGGCGGAGCGGTATTCATGGCTGAATATGCCACACAGGATGTGCAAAATAATGAGCGGTTATTTGTCAATTCGCCGCCTGTTATTATCAATAACCTGAAAAAAGAAGGAAACAGTCCATACGGATATAAAAATACAACCCCTCTTGCTCAATTGACGAAGGATTATGGGGCAATTGTTGTTAAAGAAGATTCAAAATACAAGGATCTGCAATCCTTATTGGAGGATGTGAAAAAAGATCCGGGTAAGCTTACGTTTGCCGGCGGATCAGCTCCAGGTTCTATGGATCATCTGATTTCAATTCTTCCAGCTTATGCAGATGGAGTGGATCCGACAAAGTTAAAATATGTTTCCTATGATGGGGGCGGAGAGGCGATTACAGCTCTTCTAGGGAACAATGCTGATGTAATAGGAACTGATGTATCAAGCGTCAAGGAGTTCTTAAAGGCAGGCAAGGTAAGAGTGCTGGCTACAACTGCATCCGAACGACTTCAAGGCGACCTTAAGGATCTTCCAACTGCGAAAGAGCAAGGAATTGACGCAGAATTCACCATTTGGCGGGGAGTTTTTGGTCCAGAGAAAATGTCTGATGAAGCTTATAAATATTGGGAGAAAACAATTAAAAATTTAGTAGAGTCTGAAGAATGGAAAAAGGAAGTCGAAACACAGGGATGGGAAATGGAATATAAGAATGGCGAGGACTTTAAAACATTTTTAGGAGAGCAGGAAAAACAAGTGCAAACCCTGCTTAAGGCTGTTGGAATGGCGAAATAATTGTGAAGCTGAAGAAGGAGGCAGTCTCCTTCTTTGCTTCAAGTTTTTAAGAAAGCATAAAATTTACCGTTTC contains these protein-coding regions:
- a CDS encoding tripartite tricarboxylate transporter substrate binding protein; this encodes MFGLKKVSMIMCTGALALSLGACSSGEKAASGSTGTGYPSKALTVVAPSGAGGGWDLTARSFVKVLSETKLVDQPLTVENKPGGGGAVFMAEYATQDVQNNERLFVNSPPVIINNLKKEGNSPYGYKNTTPLAQLTKDYGAIVVKEDSKYKDLQSLLEDVKKDPGKLTFAGGSAPGSMDHLISILPAYADGVDPTKLKYVSYDGGGEAITALLGNNADVIGTDVSSVKEFLKAGKVRVLATTASERLQGDLKDLPTAKEQGIDAEFTIWRGVFGPEKMSDEAYKYWEKTIKNLVESEEWKKEVETQGWEMEYKNGEDFKTFLGEQEKQVQTLLKAVGMAK